The following coding sequences are from one Lipingzhangella halophila window:
- a CDS encoding class I SAM-dependent methyltransferase produces the protein MPNSEHTAAFRALLTPPGQALLDTVDPAEVAADPLKAASRLRRTPEASDGTFDVFGAAGSEVVQAALTQARLRGRGREKFGGAAARMYFTSAGLEQATRRSVAEYRAGRLAAALGEGARVADLCCGIGADLLSMAAAGLVVDGVDADPLTVAVAAANIDARGLAARARAHQADAAEFAGRGGLGDYDAVFCDPARRGARGRVFDPHAYSPPWGTVADLARTAPAACVKAAPGIPHELVPEGAGAEWISVDGDVKEAALWFGALGTGDRRATLLRESGGAPATLAAEPGLAPPATAPPRHYLYEPDGAVIRAHLVAEAAALLDGALLDPHIAYITSDHLVETPFCRAYEVEEVLPFSLKRLRAALRARDAGTVTIKKRGSAVDVEKLRRDLKPAGPETAVVVLTRIGERPVSLVCSEVTGPLARNAGQP, from the coding sequence GTGCCGAACAGCGAGCACACGGCGGCCTTTCGCGCGCTACTGACACCGCCGGGTCAGGCACTGCTCGACACGGTCGACCCGGCCGAGGTCGCGGCCGACCCGCTCAAGGCCGCCTCCCGGCTCCGCCGCACCCCCGAGGCCAGCGACGGCACGTTCGACGTTTTCGGTGCCGCCGGCTCCGAGGTCGTGCAGGCCGCCCTGACCCAGGCGCGACTACGCGGGCGGGGGCGGGAGAAGTTCGGCGGCGCCGCCGCCCGGATGTACTTCACCTCCGCGGGGCTGGAGCAGGCCACGCGCCGCTCCGTCGCCGAGTACCGCGCCGGCAGGTTGGCAGCGGCCCTGGGGGAGGGGGCGCGCGTCGCCGACCTGTGCTGCGGGATCGGGGCGGACCTGCTGAGCATGGCCGCGGCGGGGCTGGTGGTCGACGGCGTGGACGCCGACCCCCTCACGGTCGCCGTCGCCGCCGCCAACATCGACGCCCGCGGACTCGCCGCGCGGGCACGGGCCCACCAGGCCGACGCCGCGGAGTTCGCCGGCCGCGGTGGTCTCGGCGACTACGACGCGGTGTTCTGCGACCCAGCGCGGCGCGGCGCCCGGGGGCGGGTGTTCGACCCGCACGCCTACTCGCCGCCGTGGGGCACGGTCGCGGACCTCGCCCGGACGGCGCCCGCCGCGTGCGTGAAGGCCGCGCCCGGGATCCCGCACGAGCTCGTCCCGGAGGGCGCCGGCGCGGAGTGGATCTCGGTCGACGGTGACGTGAAGGAGGCCGCGCTGTGGTTCGGCGCGCTGGGTACCGGGGACCGCCGGGCCACGCTGCTCCGCGAGAGCGGCGGCGCGCCGGCCACGCTGGCCGCCGAACCCGGACTGGCGCCGCCCGCCACCGCGCCGCCGCGCCACTACCTCTACGAGCCCGACGGGGCGGTGATCCGGGCGCACCTGGTGGCCGAGGCCGCGGCGCTGCTCGATGGCGCGCTGCTCGACCCGCACATCGCCTACATCACCTCCGACCACCTGGTCGAGACGCCCTTCTGCCGAGCGTACGAGGTGGAGGAGGTGCTGCCGTTCTCGCTCAAGCGCCTGCGCGCGGCACTGCGCGCGCGAGACGCCGGGACCGTAACGATTAAGAAACGCGGATCGGCGGTGGATGTCGAAAAGCTGCGCCGCGACCTGAAACCCGCGGGCCCCGAAACCGCCGTCGTGGTACTCACCCGAATCGGCGAACGCCCCGTCAGCCTGGTGTGTTCCGAGGTCACGGGGCCACTGGCGCGAAACGCCGGCCAACCGTGA
- a CDS encoding sigma-70 family RNA polymerase sigma factor — protein MTDLRVAGGTLAQRPSARRRADDTELNHLTSLALQGDHGAVDSLIREIRPMVVRYCRARLARVSGYVHYSDDVAQEVCIALLAALPRYRDMGRPFAAFVFGIAAHKVADALRGSTRTDLPTDSVPDCPDDGPGPEEAAVRTVEAERARALLSELPEQQRRLLVMRVIAGLTADETGNVLGMSAGAVRVAQHRALARLREVAVANRLF, from the coding sequence GTGACGGATCTACGCGTCGCGGGGGGCACGCTCGCGCAGCGACCAAGTGCCCGACGCAGAGCGGACGACACAGAACTGAACCACCTGACCTCGCTGGCACTCCAGGGCGATCATGGGGCGGTCGACTCGCTCATACGCGAGATCCGGCCGATGGTCGTCCGGTACTGCCGGGCGCGCCTGGCCCGCGTGTCCGGGTACGTGCACTACTCCGACGACGTCGCGCAGGAGGTCTGTATCGCCTTGCTGGCCGCGCTCCCGCGCTACCGCGACATGGGGCGGCCGTTCGCCGCCTTCGTGTTCGGGATCGCGGCCCACAAGGTGGCCGATGCGCTGCGCGGCTCGACCCGCACCGACCTGCCGACCGACTCCGTGCCGGACTGTCCCGACGACGGCCCGGGGCCTGAGGAGGCCGCGGTCCGCACCGTCGAGGCGGAGCGGGCGCGGGCGTTGCTGAGTGAACTCCCCGAGCAGCAGCGGAGGCTGCTCGTGATGCGTGTGATTGCGGGTCTTACTGCTGATGAGACGGGAAATGTTCTGGGAATGTCCGCGGGAGCGGTTCGGGTTGCCCAGCACCGAGCTCTCGCTCGGCTTCGGGAGGTGGCCGTGGCGAACCGCCTCTTCTAG
- the groL gene encoding chaperonin GroEL (60 kDa chaperone family; promotes refolding of misfolded polypeptides especially under stressful conditions; forms two stacked rings of heptamers to form a barrel-shaped 14mer; ends can be capped by GroES; misfolded proteins enter the barrel where they are refolded when GroES binds): protein MPKILEFEDDARRALERGVDRLANAVKVTLGPRGRNVVIDKKFGAPTITNDGVTVAREIELDDPYEDLGAQLVKEVATKTNDAAGDGTTTATVLAQALVHEGLRSVAAGASPMALKSGIDAAALKVSEVLQKSAREIEERGDIAYVATNSAQDSQIGDMIAEAFDKVGKDGVITVEEAPTFGLTLDFTEGMQFDKGYVSPYFVTDNERQEAVLENAHILIHQGKISSLNELLPLLEKIVETKKPLLIIAEEVEGDALGALVLNKMRGALNVAAVKAPGFGERRKAMLQDIAVLTGGQVIAEEVGLTLENADLDVLGTARRITVTKDETTIVDGNGAQSDVDDRINQIRKEIEASDSDWDREKLQERLAKLAGGVSVLRVGAATEVELKEKKHRLEDAISATRAAIEEGIIAGGGASLVHAATAIDSLSLTGDEATGAAILRRALPEPARWIAENTGIQGYVVTYRIGELGPGHGYNANTGEYGDLMAQGIIDPVKVTRSAVENAASIAGMLLTTEVLIVDKPEEDEEDSSGHGHGHGH from the coding sequence ATGCCGAAGATCCTGGAATTCGAGGACGACGCCCGGCGCGCCCTTGAGCGGGGCGTCGACCGCCTCGCCAACGCAGTGAAGGTGACGCTCGGCCCGCGCGGTCGCAATGTCGTCATCGACAAGAAGTTCGGCGCCCCCACGATCACCAACGACGGTGTGACCGTCGCGCGTGAGATCGAGCTCGACGACCCCTACGAGGACCTTGGGGCGCAGCTCGTCAAGGAGGTCGCCACCAAGACCAACGATGCCGCCGGCGACGGTACCACCACGGCCACCGTCCTGGCGCAGGCGCTGGTGCACGAGGGGCTGCGCAGTGTCGCCGCGGGCGCCTCGCCGATGGCGCTGAAGAGCGGCATCGACGCCGCCGCGCTGAAGGTCTCCGAGGTGCTGCAGAAGAGCGCCCGCGAGATCGAGGAGCGCGGGGACATCGCCTACGTCGCCACCAACTCCGCGCAGGACTCCCAGATCGGCGACATGATCGCCGAGGCGTTCGACAAGGTCGGCAAGGACGGTGTCATCACCGTCGAGGAGGCGCCGACCTTCGGGCTCACCCTCGACTTCACCGAGGGTATGCAGTTCGACAAGGGCTATGTCTCGCCCTACTTCGTGACCGACAACGAGCGCCAGGAAGCGGTGCTGGAGAACGCCCACATCCTGATCCACCAGGGCAAGATCTCCAGCCTCAACGAGCTGCTTCCGCTGCTGGAGAAGATTGTCGAGACCAAGAAGCCCCTCCTCATCATCGCCGAGGAGGTCGAGGGCGACGCCCTGGGCGCGCTGGTGCTGAACAAGATGCGCGGCGCGCTGAACGTCGCCGCCGTCAAGGCGCCCGGCTTCGGCGAGCGCCGCAAGGCGATGCTGCAGGACATCGCGGTCCTCACCGGTGGCCAGGTCATCGCTGAGGAAGTCGGCCTCACCCTGGAGAACGCCGACCTCGACGTTCTGGGCACCGCCCGGCGCATCACGGTCACCAAGGACGAGACCACGATCGTCGACGGCAACGGCGCGCAGTCCGACGTCGACGACCGGATCAACCAGATCCGCAAGGAGATCGAGGCCAGCGACTCCGACTGGGACCGCGAGAAGCTGCAGGAGCGCCTGGCGAAGCTCGCCGGCGGCGTCTCCGTGCTGCGTGTCGGCGCGGCCACCGAGGTGGAGCTCAAGGAGAAGAAGCACCGCCTCGAGGACGCGATCTCGGCCACCCGCGCCGCGATCGAGGAGGGAATCATCGCCGGTGGCGGCGCCTCACTGGTGCATGCGGCCACGGCGATCGACTCGCTCTCGCTGACGGGCGACGAGGCCACGGGTGCGGCGATCCTGCGCCGCGCGCTGCCCGAGCCGGCCCGCTGGATCGCCGAGAACACCGGCATCCAGGGCTACGTCGTCACGTACCGCATCGGTGAGCTGGGGCCGGGGCACGGCTACAACGCCAACACCGGCGAGTACGGCGACCTGATGGCGCAGGGCATCATCGACCCGGTCAAGGTCACCCGCTCTGCTGTGGAGAACGCCGCGTCCATCGCTGGGATGCTCCTCACCACCGAGGTTCTCATCGTGGACAAGCCCGAAGAGGACGAGGAGGACTCCTCGGGCCACGGCCACGGTCACGGCCACTGA
- a CDS encoding glycerol-3-phosphate dehydrogenase/oxidase: MTAARIGPDERAEAMERMASEELDVLVVGGGIVGAGVALDAVSRGLSVGLIEARDFASGTSSRSSKLIHGGLRYLEQLDFGLVREALTERGLLLGRIAPHLVRPVPFVFPFQKHWERGYIGAGVTLYDILASSMSNSRGLPGHRHLTRSGALRIFPALRRDALAGAVQYWDAQVDDARYVVMVLRTAATYGAHLASRAQAVGFLREGEHVTGARVQDLEAGSTFEVRAKQVVNAAGVWTDDIQEMVGGRGQIRVNASKGIHLVVPRDRIQASSGMILRTEKSVLFVIPWGRHWIIGTTDTAWNLDKSHPAASRADIDYVLDSLNQVLRVPLGRDDVEGVYAGLRPLLSGESDETSKLSREHTVAHPVPGLVLIAGGKYTTYRIMAKDAVDAVAHGLGGALPESVSDRIALVGADGFAALWNQRRAIARRTGLHVSRVAHLLKRYGSLIHDVTALMAERPDLKEPLTGADDYLRAEVVYAVRYEGARHLDDVLSRRTRVSIETWDRGIAVSQETAELMAEWLEWNEDQVKHEVEYYRKRIEAERAAQEQDTDYEADAVQHGAPDIVPEARTGIE, encoded by the coding sequence ATGACGGCAGCGCGCATTGGTCCCGACGAGCGAGCCGAAGCCATGGAGCGCATGGCCAGCGAGGAGTTGGACGTCCTGGTCGTGGGTGGCGGCATTGTCGGTGCCGGAGTGGCGCTGGACGCGGTGTCGCGCGGGCTGTCCGTTGGGCTGATCGAGGCTAGGGACTTCGCCTCGGGCACGTCGAGCAGGTCCAGCAAGCTGATCCATGGCGGGCTGCGCTACCTGGAGCAACTGGACTTCGGCCTGGTGCGCGAGGCGCTGACCGAACGCGGGCTGCTGCTCGGGCGGATCGCGCCGCACCTGGTCCGCCCCGTCCCCTTCGTGTTCCCGTTCCAGAAGCACTGGGAACGGGGCTACATCGGCGCCGGGGTCACGCTGTACGACATCCTCGCCTCCTCGATGAGCAACAGCCGCGGGTTGCCCGGCCACCGGCACCTCACCCGGTCCGGTGCGCTGCGCATCTTCCCCGCGCTGCGCCGCGACGCGTTGGCCGGTGCGGTGCAGTACTGGGACGCCCAGGTCGACGACGCGCGCTACGTCGTCATGGTGCTGCGCACCGCCGCCACGTACGGGGCGCACCTCGCCTCCCGCGCGCAGGCCGTCGGCTTCCTGCGCGAGGGCGAGCATGTGACCGGGGCCCGCGTCCAGGACCTGGAGGCCGGTTCCACGTTCGAGGTGCGCGCGAAACAGGTGGTGAACGCCGCCGGGGTGTGGACCGACGACATCCAGGAGATGGTGGGCGGCCGCGGCCAGATCAGAGTCAACGCGTCCAAGGGGATCCACCTCGTCGTTCCGCGCGACCGGATCCAGGCCTCGTCCGGCATGATCCTGCGCACCGAGAAGAGCGTGCTGTTCGTGATCCCGTGGGGGCGGCACTGGATCATCGGCACCACCGACACCGCGTGGAACCTCGACAAGAGCCACCCCGCCGCGAGCCGTGCCGACATCGACTACGTGCTCGACAGCCTGAACCAGGTGCTGCGGGTACCGCTCGGCCGCGACGACGTCGAGGGGGTGTACGCGGGCCTGCGGCCGCTGCTGTCGGGGGAGTCCGACGAGACGTCGAAGCTGTCGCGGGAGCACACGGTCGCGCACCCGGTTCCGGGGCTGGTGCTGATCGCCGGAGGCAAGTACACCACCTACCGGATCATGGCCAAGGACGCCGTCGATGCGGTGGCGCACGGGCTCGGCGGGGCGCTCCCCGAGTCGGTCAGCGACCGGATCGCGCTGGTGGGCGCCGACGGGTTCGCGGCCCTGTGGAACCAGCGCCGCGCGATCGCGCGGCGCACCGGGCTGCACGTGTCGCGTGTCGCGCACCTCCTCAAGCGGTACGGCTCGCTGATCCATGACGTGACCGCGTTGATGGCCGAGCGCCCCGACCTCAAGGAACCCCTGACCGGTGCCGACGACTACCTGCGGGCCGAAGTGGTTTACGCGGTCCGCTACGAGGGGGCGCGCCACCTGGACGACGTGCTGTCGCGGCGCACCCGCGTCTCGATCGAGACGTGGGACCGCGGTATCGCCGTCTCCCAAGAGACCGCCGAGCTCATGGCCGAGTGGTTGGAGTGGAACGAGGACCAGGTCAAGCATGAGGTGGAGTACTACCGCAAGCGTATAGAGGCCGAACGCGCGGCCCAGGAGCAGGACACCGACTACGAGGCCGACGCGGTGCAGCACGGCGCTCCCGACATCGTCCCGGAGGCCCGGACCGGCATCGAGTGA
- a CDS encoding transglycosylase SLT domain-containing protein: MSAPRAGPDLPAGGRPPSGRGAAVSALLAVLISVGLAGGIAGAVAALYDPTPPSLPPGAGEDAGSVETVPSEARGAAASGRNEARADLLASVSPVPSPEWVTRVASGTGIPSRALHGYAAAQLRLTEEQPECQIAWPTLAAIGAVESHHGTLTGGEIEPDGRASIDVIGVPLNGADGTEVIADTDGGELDGDPQWDRAVGPMQFIPSTWQRWGSSAADEREPDPQHIDDAALSAARYLCSGGRDLTVARDWWSAIMAYNESQSYTREVLGIANRYVADAG; encoded by the coding sequence GTGAGCGCTCCTCGTGCCGGGCCAGACCTGCCGGCCGGGGGCCGGCCGCCCTCGGGGCGCGGGGCGGCTGTGTCGGCGCTCCTGGCGGTGCTCATCAGCGTTGGTCTGGCCGGCGGTATCGCGGGCGCCGTGGCGGCTTTGTACGATCCGACACCACCGTCGCTTCCGCCCGGAGCGGGCGAGGACGCCGGGTCGGTGGAGACCGTGCCTTCCGAGGCTCGCGGTGCGGCCGCCTCCGGCCGGAACGAGGCGCGCGCCGACCTGCTGGCCAGCGTCTCCCCGGTGCCCAGTCCGGAGTGGGTGACCCGGGTCGCCAGCGGCACCGGGATACCGTCCCGCGCGCTGCACGGCTACGCAGCGGCGCAGCTCCGCCTCACGGAGGAGCAGCCGGAGTGCCAGATCGCCTGGCCGACCCTGGCCGCCATCGGGGCGGTGGAGTCCCACCACGGCACTCTCACCGGCGGCGAGATCGAGCCCGATGGGCGTGCCAGCATCGACGTCATCGGTGTCCCGCTCAACGGGGCCGATGGAACCGAGGTGATCGCCGACACCGACGGCGGGGAGCTGGACGGCGACCCCCAGTGGGACCGTGCCGTTGGACCCATGCAGTTCATTCCGAGCACCTGGCAGCGGTGGGGCTCCAGCGCCGCCGACGAGCGGGAGCCCGACCCGCAGCACATCGACGACGCCGCCCTCAGCGCGGCGCGCTACCTGTGCTCCGGCGGCCGCGACCTGACCGTTGCCCGCGACTGGTGGTCGGCGATCATGGCCTACAACGAGTCGCAGAGCTACACCCGCGAGGTCCTCGGCATCGCCAACCGGTACGTCGCCGACGCGGGCTGA
- the groES gene encoding co-chaperone GroES: MSTATKTVLKPLDDRVVVKTLEAEQTTASGLVIPDTAKEKPQEGEVLAVGPGRLDDSGKRVALDVKVGDVVLYSKYGGTEVKYDNEEYLVLSSRDLLAVVEK, translated from the coding sequence GTGTCGACCGCCACCAAGACCGTGCTTAAGCCGCTTGACGACCGCGTTGTTGTCAAGACTCTCGAAGCCGAGCAGACCACGGCGTCCGGCCTGGTCATCCCGGACACTGCGAAGGAGAAGCCCCAGGAGGGCGAGGTTCTCGCCGTGGGCCCGGGCCGCCTGGACGACAGCGGAAAGCGTGTCGCCCTCGATGTAAAGGTCGGCGACGTCGTCCTGTACAGCAAGTACGGCGGAACCGAGGTCAAGTACGACAACGAGGAGTACCTCGTGCTCTCGTCCCGCGACCTGCTCGCGGTCGTCGAGAAGTAA
- a CDS encoding GuaB3 family IMP dehydrogenase-related protein yields MEIGLGKSGRRAYELDEIGIVPARRTRDPEEVSIAWQIDAYRFETPLVVSPMDSVASPKAVVAVGEQGGLGVLDLEGLWTRYEDPEPLLAEINELEDEAATKRLQDIYSAPIREELIGQRIEEIRKAGVVTAAALSPQRTAQYHKAVIDAGVDIFVIRGTTVSAEHVSGRAEPLNLKQFIYELDVPVVVGGCATYTAALHLMRTGAAGVLVGFGGGSGHTTRSVLGVAVPMASAIGDVAAARRDYLDESGGRYVHVIADGGMRGSGDIAKALACGSDAVMVGSPLARATEAPGGGFHWGSEAHHHELPRGERVHVGTNGGLRSILHGPAFTSDGTMNLMGALRRTMATAGYSDLKEFQRVEVVVNPHR; encoded by the coding sequence GTGGAGATCGGGCTGGGCAAGAGTGGGCGCCGCGCCTACGAGCTCGACGAGATCGGGATCGTTCCGGCCCGGCGCACCCGGGATCCCGAGGAGGTGTCGATCGCGTGGCAGATCGACGCCTACCGGTTCGAGACGCCGCTCGTCGTCAGCCCCATGGACAGTGTGGCCTCGCCGAAGGCCGTGGTCGCGGTGGGCGAGCAGGGCGGCCTGGGTGTGCTCGACCTGGAAGGGTTGTGGACCCGCTACGAGGACCCCGAGCCGCTGCTCGCGGAAATCAACGAGCTTGAAGACGAGGCGGCGACGAAGCGGTTGCAGGACATCTACTCCGCCCCAATCCGGGAGGAGCTGATCGGCCAGCGCATCGAGGAGATCCGCAAGGCGGGCGTCGTCACCGCCGCCGCGCTCTCCCCGCAGCGCACCGCGCAGTACCACAAGGCCGTGATCGACGCCGGCGTGGACATCTTCGTCATCCGGGGGACCACGGTCTCGGCTGAGCACGTCTCGGGCCGTGCCGAACCGCTCAACTTGAAGCAGTTCATCTACGAGCTGGACGTGCCGGTCGTCGTCGGTGGTTGTGCCACCTACACCGCCGCGCTGCACCTGATGCGCACCGGCGCCGCCGGTGTCCTGGTCGGGTTCGGGGGCGGATCCGGGCATACGACCCGTTCCGTGCTGGGTGTGGCCGTTCCTATGGCGAGCGCGATCGGCGATGTCGCCGCGGCGCGGCGCGACTATCTTGACGAGTCGGGGGGCCGCTACGTGCACGTCATCGCCGATGGCGGGATGCGTGGCAGTGGCGACATCGCGAAGGCGCTGGCGTGCGGTTCCGACGCCGTGATGGTCGGCTCGCCGCTCGCGCGGGCGACCGAGGCTCCTGGGGGCGGCTTCCACTGGGGCAGCGAGGCACATCACCACGAGCTCCCGCGTGGCGAGCGGGTGCACGTGGGGACCAACGGCGGCCTGCGGTCGATCCTGCACGGCCCGGCGTTCACCAGCGACGGGACGATGAACCTGATGGGTGCGCTGCGCCGCACCATGGCCACCGCCGGCTACTCCGACCTCAAGGAGTTCCAGCGTGTCGAGGTCGTGGTGAATCCGCACCGCTGA
- the guaB gene encoding IMP dehydrogenase, whose product MTQEHERDYNKVLPPGLTYDDVLLVPGYSDLQPGDADTTTRLSRTIALRMPLLSAAMDTVTESRMAVSMAREGGAGVLHRNLAIDEQAAQVDLVKRSEAGMITDPVTCSLDDTLADVEELSAHYRISGAPVVDAEGRLAGMVTNRDMRFELDRQRRVSEVMTPMPLVTAPVGADHEEAFRLLREHKVEKLPLVDGDNRLRGLITVKDFIKSEQYPDATKDADGRLVVGAAVGVGGDSEQRAKALVEAGADFIVVDTAHGHSSGVAEMVAKLKANSRADVVAGNIATAAGAQLLIDAGADAVKVGIGPGSICTTRVVAGVGSPQVTAILEASKAAGPANVPLIADGGLQYSGDIGKAIVAGASSVMVGSLLAGVEESPGDLVFINGKQYKTYRGMGSLGAMRGRSFSKDRYSQAEVTTEEKLIPEGVEGQVPYRGPLRAVAHQLTGGLRQSMWYAGTRTIDDLRERGQLARITTAGLKESHPHDIQMTVEAPNYHGRR is encoded by the coding sequence ATGACGCAGGAACACGAGCGGGACTACAACAAGGTCCTGCCGCCAGGTCTCACCTACGATGACGTCCTGCTGGTACCGGGGTACTCGGACCTGCAGCCCGGTGACGCCGACACCACCACACGGCTCTCACGCACCATTGCCCTGCGCATGCCGCTGCTCTCCGCGGCCATGGACACGGTCACCGAGTCCCGGATGGCCGTCTCCATGGCCCGCGAGGGCGGTGCCGGGGTGCTGCACCGCAACCTCGCCATCGACGAGCAGGCGGCCCAGGTCGACCTGGTGAAACGGTCCGAGGCAGGCATGATCACGGACCCGGTCACCTGCAGCCTCGACGACACCCTCGCCGATGTCGAGGAGCTGAGCGCCCACTACCGCATCTCAGGGGCGCCGGTGGTCGACGCCGAGGGGCGGTTGGCCGGGATGGTCACCAACCGCGACATGCGGTTCGAGCTCGACCGCCAGCGGCGGGTCAGCGAGGTCATGACGCCCATGCCGTTGGTGACCGCCCCGGTGGGGGCGGACCACGAGGAGGCGTTCAGGCTGCTGCGCGAGCACAAGGTGGAGAAGCTGCCGCTGGTCGACGGCGACAACCGGCTGCGCGGGCTGATCACCGTCAAGGACTTCATCAAGAGCGAGCAGTACCCCGACGCCACCAAGGACGCCGACGGCCGTCTTGTGGTCGGCGCCGCGGTCGGGGTGGGCGGTGACTCCGAGCAGAGGGCCAAGGCGCTGGTCGAGGCCGGAGCCGACTTCATTGTTGTCGACACCGCGCACGGGCACTCCTCCGGTGTCGCGGAGATGGTCGCCAAGCTCAAAGCCAACTCCCGCGCCGACGTCGTCGCCGGGAACATCGCCACCGCGGCGGGAGCGCAACTGCTCATCGACGCGGGCGCCGACGCCGTCAAGGTCGGGATCGGGCCGGGTTCGATCTGCACCACCCGGGTGGTCGCCGGCGTGGGGTCGCCCCAGGTCACCGCGATCCTGGAGGCGAGCAAGGCGGCGGGTCCGGCCAACGTCCCCCTCATCGCCGACGGCGGGCTGCAGTACTCCGGCGACATCGGCAAGGCCATCGTCGCCGGCGCCTCATCGGTGATGGTGGGCAGCCTGCTCGCGGGGGTCGAGGAGAGCCCGGGAGACCTGGTTTTCATCAACGGCAAGCAGTACAAGACCTACCGGGGCATGGGCTCCCTGGGCGCGATGCGTGGCCGGTCGTTCTCCAAGGACCGGTACTCGCAGGCCGAGGTCACCACCGAGGAGAAGCTCATCCCCGAAGGGGTCGAAGGCCAGGTCCCGTACCGCGGCCCGCTGCGGGCGGTAGCCCACCAGCTCACCGGAGGGCTGCGGCAGTCCATGTGGTACGCCGGCACCCGGACCATCGATGACCTGCGCGAACGCGGCCAGCTCGCCCGGATCACCACGGCGGGGCTCAAGGAGAGCCATCCGCACGACATCCAGATGACGGTCGAGGCGCCCAACTACCACGGCCGGCGCTGA